CCgggattttgtatgtggtaatcatgtctcccccctgACTTTTCAATCTTCAAATGTCGTGgggtttaattcatttattatttgCTAATATATCTCAAGCTCAGGATTCTGGGAACATAGCCGGGTTAGCTGGACATTCTCAACCCAGGTTGCGTGTTTCAGGCGATAAGGACCCCTATACAGGTGCTGCATATCACAGggttggtctgacatgtgtggtgTGTCGTTCCTGGTCATCTATACAACACAGATGAAATCAGTTTGGGCTTATTCGGCGCTAAGTTGATGCACGTATACAAAATTATGTATGCTATCAGCAGCACGAGTTACAGCAGCACGAGTTACAGCAGCACGTGTTACAGCGGGACGAGTTACAGCGGCACGTGTTATAGCAGCACGTGTTACAGCAGCACGAGTTACAGCAGCACGAGTTACAGCAGCACGTGTTACATCAGCACGAGTCACAGCAGCACGTGTTACAGCAGCACGTGTTACATCAGCACGAGTTACAGCAGCACGTGTTACAGCAGCACGAGTTACAGCAGCACGTGTTACATCAGCACGAGTTACAGCAGCACGTGTTACAGCAGCACGTGTTACAGCAGCACGAGTTACAGCAGCACGTGTTACATCAGCACGTGTTACAGCAGCACGAGTTACAGCAGCACGTGTTACATCAGCACGAGTTACAGCAGCACGTGTTACAGCAGCACGAGTTACAGCAGCACGTGTTATAGCAGCACGTGTTACAGCAGCACGAGTTACAGCAGCACGTGTTATAGCAGCACGAGTTACAGCAGCACGTGTTATAGCAGCACGTGTTACAGCAGCACGAGTTACAGCAGCACGAGTTACAGCAGCACGAGTTACAGCAGCACGAGTTACAGCAGCACGAGTTACAGCAGCACGTGTTACATCAGCACGTGTTATAGCAGCACGAGTTACAGCAGCACGTGTTACATCAGCACGTGTTATAGCAGCACGAGTTACAGCAGCACGAGTTACAGCAGCACGAGTTACAGCAGCACGTGTTACATCAGCACGTGTTATAGCAGCACGAGTTACAGCAGCACGTGTTATAGCAGCACGTGTTACATCAGCACGAGTTACAGCAGCACGAGTTACAGCAGCACGAGTTACAGCAGCACGAGTTACAGCAGCACGAGTTACAGCTGCACGAGTTACAGCAGCACGAGTTACAGCAGCACGTGTTAGAGCGGCACGAGTTACAGCCACTTCACCTGAAGAGAGGAAAGACGACATTGGTTCGCTTAGTCTGTGGAAGAGATTCCTGCCCCATGAATGGAAATCAATTGACGTTTTGAGAAGCGGGGACCCAAGAGCTGTAGTCCAGCGCCTGCAAATATAAATCTCGCGTCATTTACCCATCCATtacccacccccacacatccaCTTCACTCATCCAGCAGCCAATCCATTCACATTCCCTGACCCGTCCACCCATCCACACACTCACCCGTGTGGGGATGGCCTGCTGTTGGAGGGAGCGACCATGAGCCGAGCTAAGGTGCCCTAAGGTGGTCTAAGGGGGTCCTAAGGTGCCCTTTAGGGGCCCCCAGAAGAGCACACATGTGTTTACACCTGTGTGGGAGCCCCACACCAGCCTGGGGGCTCCTTGGCACGTCTGTCACACTGCCAATTCGGCTGAGTCCTGATGCTTCCTTGTTCAGGGTGCACTCCTGGGGTGTAGAGTGCACTCCTGGGGTGTAGAGTGCACTCCTTGGGTATAGAGTGCACTCCTCGGGTGTAGAGTGCACTCCTGGGGTGTAGAGTGCCCTCCTAGGGGTGTAGAGTGCACTCCTGGGGTGTAGAGTGCACTCCTGGGGTGTAGAGTGCACTCCTGGGGTATAGAGAGCACTCCTAGGGTGTAGAGCGCACTCCTGGGGTGTAGAGTGCACTCCTCGGGTGTAGAGTGACCACCTGGGGTGTACAGTGCACTCCTGGGGTGTAGAGTGCACTCCTGGGGTATAGAGTGCACTCCTCGGGTGTAGAGTGCACTCCTGGGGTGTAGAGTGCCCTCCTGGGGTGTAGAGAGTCCACCTAGGGTGTAGAGTACACTCCTGGGGTGTAGAGTGCCCTCCTGGGGTGTAGAGAGTCCACCTAGGGTGTAGAGTACACTCCTGTTGTGTAGAGTGCCCTCCTGGGGTGTAGAGAGTCCACCTAGGGTGTAGAGTGCACTCCTCGGGTGTAGAGCGCACTCCTGGGGTGTAGAGTGCACTCCTCGGGTGTAGAGTGACCACCTGGGGTGTACAGTGCACTCCTGGGGTGTAGAGTGCACTCCTGGGGTATAGAGTGCACTCCTCGGGTGTAGAGTGCACTCCTGGGGTGTAGAGTGCCCTCCTGGGGCGTAGAGAGTCCACCTAGGGTGTAGAGTGCACTCCTGGGGTGTAGAGTGCACTCCTGGGGTGTAGAGTGCCCTCCTGGGGTGTAGAGAGTCCACCTAGGGTGTAGAGTACACTCCTGGGGTGTAGAGTACACTCCTGGGGTGTAGAGTGCCCTCCTGGGGTGTAGAGAGTCCACCTAGGGTGTAGAGTACACTCCTGGGGTGTAGAGTGCACTCCTGGGATGTAGAGAGTCCACCTAGGGTGTAGAGTGCACTCCTGGGGTGTAGAGTACACTCCTGGGGTGTAGAGTGCCCTCCTGGGGTGTAGAGAGTCCACCTAGGGTGTAGAGTACACTCCTGGGGTGTAGAGTGCACTCCTGGGGTGTAGAGAGTCCACCTAGGGTGAAGAGCGCACTCCTGGGGTGTAGAGTGCACTCCTGGGGTGTAGAGAGTCCACCTAGGGTGTAGAGCGCACTCTTGGGGTGTAGAGTGCCCTCCTGGGGTGTAGAGAGCCCACCTAGGGTGTAGAGTACACTCCTGGGGTGTAGAGTGCACTCCTGGGGTGTAGAGAGTCCACCTAGGGTGTAGAGCGCACTCCTGGGGTGTAGAGTGCACTCCTGGGGTGTAGAGAGCACTCCTGGTGTGTAGAGAGTCCACCTAGGGTGTAGAGAGTAGTGTATACTGTATATCGCTACACTCCAAAGTGTCAAAAGATGTATTACTAATACTCCAAGTCAAAACAACCACTGTTATTTATGAAATATAAACACCCTAGGAAGTGTGTTAACTTTATATACATGGACTTAACGACCACCCGTGTAAAGCTATCCACTTGAAACTCTGTGGCACCTCTTCTTCAGTCTTATCTCAGAGAGGGCTCCTCAAGGTCCATCTCAAGGTGGTGAGCAGCCCCTCGAACTGCTTACCAAGTTGTCTCAAAGATGCACTCACACTCAGGCTAAGTAGCTCGTTCTCTCCATGTGTCAATTCGTAACAAATCGAAGTTTTTTTTTACACTCAGCAACGGACGAACCCCAagcagcccacctaacctatcgaggctcaTATGTATAGAAAATGTTAATATTACAATGGTTTAATGTTTACTCTCACGTTGTGTTTTTTAAAGGCATAGCTAGTGGCAgctaggaacacacacacacggacgcacgcacgcacacacatacacacacacacacacacacacacacacacacacacacacacacacacacacacacacacacacacacacgcacgcacacacacacacacacacgcacacacacacacacacgcacacacacacacacacacgcacgcacgcacgcacacacacacacacacacacacacacacacacacgcacgcacacacacacacacacacacacacacacacacacacacacacacacatacacacacacgcacacacgcacgcacgcacgcacaacaCTTTGCCAGCTTGTGCTGTTATTCAAGAAGATGGGCAGCTTAATGAGCCAAGTTTGCGCTTTTAGTGGGACTTAATTATGGCGAGCGAGACCAAGTTTGATACCGCATCTCCCCCCACACCTGAAGGATGGTAAGATGCTGGTCCTAGAGGACTAAGTGTGATCTAGCACATGTGGACTAGTACATCAGGGGTTGTTATTGATCACCTGGTCATTAATAACCTaaccaaaattgtaattaattattaAATTCTAGGAGTTTGAAAGTTATCCTTAATGAGTGATTTAAAATTAATTTCTCAACTAAAGAAAACACAGTAATGTTACTTTAATTTAAAATTAAGGATCCGTATATATGAAGTTGAAGCCTCGAAACTAGATTAATTTGAAGTTTGTTGAACTATTGACGGCTAATTGTCAGGTATAATCAGTCACATTATTCAATTAAGTTGTTAGTGTATATAAGACTTCCTTGACCTACGAGAGTGCGTAATATTAAAAGCTGCCTCCACAGTGACCCAATAATACCATTTTCTTAGTTCACAAAGACATTAATCAACACGTCTACACATATGCCTCATCTACACATCCTGATTAATCCTGATTAATCTATACATGTGCCTTAGTCAAGCTTACGATCGAATTGAAAATAGTTAACTATGACTTTATTGTGACCTGTTCTATATTATGATTGAATCTACTTCGGGAGCCGGTcgcccgagcggacagcacactgtacttgtgatcctgtggtcccgggttcgatcctgggcgccggcgagaaacaatgggcagagtttctttcaccctatgcccctgttacctagcagtaaaataggtacctgggtgttagtcagctgtcacgggctgcttcctgggggtggaggcctggtcgaggaccgggccgcggggacactaaagccccaaaatcatctcaagatctcaagataactataATAAGTTATCTTGTTGATGGAATAATAAAGATTAATATATTATAGATTAACGTGTTATTTTGCTAGTAAAGTGGATGTGGGAGTCACGTCTGAGTATTACCAAGGGGGAAGTCTGATATGGGTACCATGAATGTGATGAATGAAGCCAGAGTGGGCAGTGGCTGTGTGTGATTGGGAACTCCAACAGTCTGGCTGATCAGTTCGTCAACAAGGATAGAAGCTGTAGTAGTAGCACAGGCTAGGCAGGCTTAATCCCTCACTGTCACCGTCTTCCAGCGATGAAACGTGTCCGTCGACCAAATGTGTCCGTCGACCAAACGTGTCCGTCGACCAAACGTGGCCGTCGACCAAACGTGGCCGTCGACCAAACGCGTCCGTCGACCAAACGTGTCCGTCGACCAAACGCCCCCGTCGACCAAACGTGGCCGTCGACCAAACGTGTCCGTCGACCAAACGTGTCCGTCGACCAAACGTCTCCGTCGACCAAACGTGTCCGTCGACCAAACGTGTCCGTCGACCAAACGTGGCCGTCGACCAAACGTGTCCGTCGACCAAACGCCCCGTCGACCAAACGTGTCCGTCGACCAAACGCCCCGTCGACCAAACGCCCCCGTCGACCAAACGCCCCCGTCGACCAAACGCCCCCGTCGACCAAACGCCCCCGTCGACCAAACGCCCCCGTCGACCAAACGCCCCCGTCGACCAAACGCCCCCGTCGGCCAAACGCCCCCGTCGACCAAACGTCCCCGTCGACCAAACGCGCTGGTCATCAGTGCCTGCCCCATGAAGGACGTCGTGTCGAGTGGCTCGAAGTATGCCACATATTAACGAGCATATTACTCACTAAACAGGTAAGGTTTCTGTTAttcccagcggcctgggaggaagGTCAGGGAGTCGTGGTATTAACAACTTCCAGGAACCAAGAATCCTTCTTAAGATGCTCGTAAGACAGGATAGTTAAACAGCTAAAGCCAGTAATGAACGACGACTCACAAACcatcttgggctggacggtacagcgcgacggtctcgtttcatgcaggtcggcgttcaatccctgaccgtctaattggttgggcaccattccttccccccgtcccatcccaaatccttatcctgatgattgattgatgaagattaagcctgtACCTTCCTGTACCTGGCCAGGCCACATTGTACCTTCGTGTACCTGGCCAGGCCACATTGTACCTTCCTGTACCTGGCCAGGCCACACTCTCACAATGTTCTCGCCTTCTTGtataaaaattaaattaatcctGTAGTCTCatgccgagagagagagagagagagagagagagagagagagagagagagagagagagagagagagagagagagagagagagagagagagagagagagagagcttgtcTCTCTCTCCAATTGCAACCGAACCATTTGCAACGGGTTCGGTTGCAAATGATGAGCGTGTCTTTGAGGATTTCCGTTGCTCCTCGCGGTAAACATAGATGGCATTAGCTGCCTCGTAACTTCCTCTACATTATCGCCTCGTGCCTCCACTCCTTGCATGCATTAGCAGGCGTTCCTTAGGGCGGTCCCGGCCCTTGGAGACGCTGGTGGAGACGTCAGGAGACCAAGGAAGGCAGTCAGCGCTGCTGGCTGGTAAAGTGATGTTCCAATCCATCACCATGATATGTGGGTGTTCCAGTCCCTCCCTTCCATGACAAGGTGATGCTTGAATCCTTTACCATGACACGATCGAGTTTCATTCCATGACGATGATATAAGATGGTGTTCAAAATCTCCACATCATGATAAGATGGTGTTCAAAATCTCCACATCATGATAAGATGGTGTTCAAAATCTCCTCATCATGATAAGATGGTGTTCTAATCTCCCACCCACCATGATTAAATGGTGTTCCAATCCATTGCCATGATGAGATGGTATTCCAATCCCCACCATAATAAGACGGTGTTCCAATTCCCCCCCACAATGATAAAGTGATGTTCGAATCTTTCAACATGATAAGGCGGTGGTCGAATCCTTCACCTTAATATGACACAAGATGTTCGAATCGCCACCATGATGAGGTGCTTGTCGCAATGAAAGCGGAAAGACTGAAGAACATGAAGGGAAGGAACTGCAAGaaggaaagtgagagagagacagaagaatggaaggaagaggaggaagagaaggaataGGATAGTTTGTAATTATTATTCGCTACCACCGACGTGGCCACACAATTATAATGGTAACCAGCGTATATATTCATTTCATTATATccttggacagggttagagatctgtcaaACGTATAGTTCAACGATTTATTGAATAATCAACCAAAGAAGGTGATTGTAGGGCTTTTTTTCAAATTCAAATCTAACCTACATGcataaatacatagatttacgtctgtcctacataaacagggTTCGAGGTATGTTCTTTGATACATAATGTAATTAATGCGTTTACAAAAGGTGGAATGCAATTCGGAccagagtatacacacacacacacacacacacacacacacacacacacacacacacacacacacacacacacacacatatactactatatatatatatatatatatatatatatacactgtttaTATCAGCAgtttgtatttattttctcctacgTGGCTTACAGACTCAAAAAACTTATAATTAGTTTTGTTGATACAGTGAGATGGTTATGAATAGTGGCGGCGCTGTGACAACTTTATTTACTCCCACCATCATTAAACTTTCCCACCGCTTCAAGTTCATGCATAGttaacaccacatacacacacatacacatacacatatctgtatgtatatatattttt
This genomic window from Procambarus clarkii isolate CNS0578487 chromosome 1, FALCON_Pclarkii_2.0, whole genome shotgun sequence contains:
- the LOC123754307 gene encoding delta-actitoxin-Amc1a-like; this encodes MCPSTKRVRRPNVAVDQTWPSTKRVRRPNVSVDQTPPSTKRGRRPNVSVDQTCPSTKRLRRPNVSVDQTCPSTKRGRRPNVSVDQTPRRPNVSVDQTPRRPNAPVDQTPPSTKRPRRPNAPVDQTPPSTKRPRRPNAPVGQTPPSTKRPRRPNALVISACPMKDVVSSGSKYATY
- the LOC138362917 gene encoding antifreeze protein Maxi-like; translation: MSSFLSSGEVAVTRAALTRAAVTRAAVTRAAVTRAAVTRAAVTRAAVTRAAVTRADVTRAAITRAAVTRAAITRADVTRAAVTRAAVTRAAVTRAAITRADVTRAAVTRAAITRADVTRAAVTRAAVTRAAVTRAAVTRAAVTRAAVTRAAITRAAVTRAAITRAAVTRAAVTRAAITRAAVTRAAVTRAAVTRADVTRAAVTRAAVTRADVTRAAVTRAAVTRAAVTRAAVTRADVTRAAVTRAAVTRAAVTRADVTRAAVTRAAVTRADVTRAAVTRAAVTRAAVTRAAITRAAVTRPAVTRAAVTRAAVTRAADSIHNFVYVHQLSAE